The nucleotide sequence attcaaaaaatcCATCAATTTCCTGTTTTTTGCAAACTTTTTTGTTGTGTGAATTTTTTAAGAAGTTGACTTTTGTATGAAATTGTTCACATTGTTTTGTCTATTTCACCTTTACCTATATTAATGTAGCatggttaaaaaatataggtacACATCAGTATGTATTtgtcaatatattaaaaaaacaataaattaccCTGTAAAAACTACACAAATTAAGATTACTTAACAATTATcacttattacaattttttttttttttttcatgtctTGCATTccccaaattaaaaatatatttgtacaaaaccAGTCTCATATTAATGatgtattcaaaaatatgtgcGCAAAAAAACTACAGaacatattatgaaaaaaaaaaatgggacccatctgcaagcacttcctttcgattaaaataatttttatcaaaatcggaccaccaggggcggagattcgcagtgacaaacataaaaaaaaatcagtcgaattgataacctccttctttttgaagtcggctaaaaattaacttcattTATAACTTCAAATCTTTAGCAATGTCAATATGTttccttttatatattctttcaGCTAATTgcagtaataaatacattaaacttATGACTAGTAAAAATGGCCAAACACCACTTGTCAAATAACTTCTTAACTGTTGACCcaatggtttatttttatttagtaaaattttattatatactatctCAGTTCTACTTGCAATATCCATCCAATTGTACATTTTTCTTATCATTCTATTACATTCATATGGACATAGTATATGTcccttttttaaatcattcatAGCTAATTCAATACCTTTAACAATACTATTAATATTTGGTTCGGTTAAGTAAATCATATTTTCAGGTAAGACTTCAGGTATACCTCCCACTTTAGTTGATACAACTTTTAATCCACATGATGcagcttccacaatagccatACAATAAGCTTCAGTCAATGATGTATTGAGAAATATATCACCTTTGACCAATGTATCTCTGACTTCTGAATGTTTCAAACTACCCAACAATGTGACACAGTGTTGAAAGCCTTTTCTTTCTCTCACTTCTTGCAGTAGCCACATCTTTGGACCATCACCAGCAATTATAAACCTAAGTTTAGGATATCGAGGGCACATGTCAGCTATCACTGCAGCCATTAAGTCTACTCCTTTTCTATATACTAATCTAGATACAATGACTATTGTTATCACATTAGGATCTCTTTTACTCGGATCTGGGGTAAAGTTGTAAGCATCAACTGCATTAGGAATAACAGAAACTTTATGTGCTCTAACTTTTGCTCTTAGAACTGTATTCTCTTTCCCAGTATGTGACACACATATACAATGATCACACTCACACAGGcacatttgtaaatatttattagttagaACTGCTGAGGTGTCTGCAAAGCCAAATAGACTGTGATCAGTAAAAACCGTCTTCAAACCTAGCAACTTGCCtataattgaaatttcatGTGCTAGAACACTGAAGGCTGAGTGACCATGAACAATTTCAATACATTCACGTATTAATATGTACCGTACTAAGGCTATATTACAAATCATGGTAGGCAAAACACATTGAGCGTAAAATACCTTTATAGGTAAGTAATACACTTTTAGGCCACCTGTTAGATATCTTACTCCGACTCTATCTCCGTAGCAATGAGTAATTACAACGACTTTATGTCCACGTTTTATCAAACATTGCgacaaattgtaaatatgcTCTTCAACTCCTCCTGTATTCGGGTAGAAGAAATCTGAAGCCATGCAGATCACATGCCGCTTCTTATGATTTGCTGTTTCCTATTTGAACAAAAAGTTAGTTTAATGATAACTATAAGACTAATAAACAACAAGGATATTCGTAATcctaagtaatattaataatacctTATTCATGTTaatgaattgttttaatactaaaataccACTTTGTTTacacgaaaaaaattattttgttttgacatttgtttttttaaactgacaAATATTTGACTTTTGATGAgtcaatattttcataaattagttGGAACGACACACATTCTGATAAAAGCAATACAAAAGAAGTCATTTGCAAAAAACTCTGATAAATTGGTAGCCTTGAACAGATTGAAACTTATAACATCATCTTTAATacagaaacattattatttaacatccaTTGTTGGCAATTTACTCTTTGCTTGGAAAAAGCGACAAAATGTCAAAATCATATGTTTTgaaattgacaaaaattaaaaatatgtcataaCATGTGCATGTGGTATATATACCAGTATATATCATATACATATCATATCAGTATATGGTGATGCATGGTTTGAATGgattattatcaataaaacgTTAACATCTTCAAAAATGAATGAAACTAAAAAAGTGCATAAGAAATGCAAAAGATATGCGGCAAGATTACAATCTTCAAAAGGTGTTATTTGTTGTGATAAGCCTGGAATTGTAAGTTTACTATTTATCTTACTTTAAACTATGAAACTATTGAGTTGATTTCATCATCGTTCAAAAAACTATAGATTTCAATGTTATGTTTCTACTAAAAGCAATCTATACTCCTaatagtttgttattttttcagaaTATTATTCTTTGCAATGTTGGCCAAGCAACTGGACTATTGAAAGATGACATACTAAATCTATTGAATACATTGCCATCAGTGAaactaaaaaagtttatagCTGAAAAGGGGGAGTCTTATTCATATTTGGTGTTTGATAGTGAAGCGTGTGCCTTaactttttatcaaaattacaaTGGTAAAAAGTGCTTTAAAGACGACACATATTTGTATATGTGTTTTGTGGAAAATGGTAATAAAACGGTAATTTTATAGTGTaactttattgtattttgataaatCAGTTTTTgcatacaaaaaaacttttacattgaatagcaactaaatttatttcatttattaatcaaaaatgtaacaattatCTGTCACATAAttgatgaaataatatttagtctaATCTTACAGTTGTAGTAATTTAATgacaatgaaaaattattttattataattattttagtgcCAAATACAGAAATTATATGTCCATACAAAGATCCAGAAGGCCTATGTATCATAGAGGaatttattagtaaacaagaagaacaaaaattaatagagGTTTTTGATTGGGAGAATGAAAAACCGAATTTGAAAAATCGTCAAGTGAGACATTTCGGTTATGAATTTCGTTATGGAAGCAATGATGTAGATTTAGATGCACCATTACCAAACAGAATACCAAAGGAGTGTAATATTTTCTGgacaagattaaaaaaatataatattaacttgGAACCACCTGATCAACTcactgttaataaatatattccagggcaaggtaatttttaaatcataattaaacttaaataaagctttatacaattactagctgtcgcccgtgactccatccgcgcgaaattaaaatattaacctcattagttcttccaaactatgttctacatctatgccaaatttcatcaagatctgttgaaccgttctggagataccttcaaagaaatatccatccatccatccatccatccatctaaatgttcgcatttataatattagtattaaccaacatttagtaatatttgtaaatataaaaaaaaatattacagactTACTGGACTGATCTGATTTCTAATACTCATTCAAGGTATTCCACTCCATGTGGACAGGCACAGTCCATTCGGCCCCACAATACTCTCCGTCTCGCTCGGATCCTCAGTAGTTATGGATTGGAGACATCACAGTGGTTTGAATGTACCCATGGTTATTCCATCAAGGTCTATGCTTATAATGCAAGGAGAAGCGAGGTAggaaattttctttacttccTTGATACAAGATGTTTGagtatttaacatatttagtgcccaattttctttcatatgaaaaaatagaggctacaaataatataaagaatttaatcACTTGAAAAGCTCATTATACATCCCCgcggggctcggagcctaccctaaaggggtgactaggccatagtcaaccacgctggccaagtgcgggttgacttcacacatatttttgaatttcttagaTATGTATAGGTTACGaaattttccttcaccgtaagaacgtcggataaatatacatatgtaaatctaaactcgaaaaacacattggtacatgttgggattcgaacccaggacctgcagattgcaagtctaGTGTTTAAACTCTAAGCTACAGACGCTCTACAATTACAATTTGCTTTATATTAGTTCTATATtccttatattttatacgtttattatgattttcattgaatattctaataaatctattttaagaGTAACTTATATTGTTTCATATAATAGGTATGACTGGCAACACGGCATACAGCCTCGAACCTGGGACCCGATCATTGATCACCGTACCCTTGAGGATGGACAGCATGTTAAAGTGGTTACAAGTGAGACTATAAACAGGGAGATGAGGATATCTTTAACTTTCCGATGGACAAGGCGGGGTAATTGTGATTGCATATACAAGACCCTCTGTGATACTGCGGACAAAATGTCTACAAGTGATTTGGATGATATTGTTGCTTCTAATCTGGAGGAATTACATGTACACCAGGTAtctatacataattatacaaaatattgtagtAATTGTGTCCAAGTcccatcgtatcgtcatcaaCTTTGTATCAATATTTGTACAGCGCCACCTATCGGGAGTAAAGTACATCAAAAATCTCACACTAATATTGacgtaattgtttttttttctctttatttttatagggaCTTTGGTTCTTATGGACATGTCAGTCCCATAGAAAACaacttacaatataattacaaatacatatacaagaaaataacaacaaaaaaaacaaataatgataacaagagaaagaatttacaattttataaggtCGAACACCATGCTGTGGACTCCGTCTGCTAGGTCCGACAATGGTTGGGCTAAAGCATACAGAAGTCCACCAACATTGagtaattgacgatgacgatacgaaggctcTTGTCGCTAATATTTGTGCTAGGTCCACTGTTCCTTTAACCAAGTATTGCTGTGCTATTCAATAaatcgttaaaaaaattataaattactagcttttacccgcgactccgtccgtgcggaatcaaaaatagaaaacggggtaaaaattattctatgtccttttcctggttctaagctacctgcccaccaattttcagtcaaatcgattcagccgttcttgagttataaatagtgtaactaacacgactttcttttatatatatagatttctttCAATCTACAAAGTGTAAAATGAGTGATTAGAGTGTGGTGTGTGTAGGTATACGAGCAGATATCACGTCACTTCAGCAGCACGCGGCACCAGGCGTGGCCGCAGGTGGTGAGGTTTGTGCGGGACACGCCCCCCGGCGCAGTGCTGCTCGACCTCGGCGCCGGCAACGGAAAGAACATCCTCAAACGTACTGATATACTGCAGGTAATCTCACACTATCTATTGCAGTGTTAACAACCCTCCGATCTAGAACCATACATTAGGCTGTCTTCACAATTCTCCCGTAAAGCAACGgctaattcaattttttaggTAAATCGTGCAACTTGCAAATTATCGAGAGTccattgcaatatttttttttatttagatagcAGGTGAACGTAGTAGTGGCTTGTTGAATGAGTGCAAGAGCTACATAGGTGAAGTGCCGGCGGCCGATTGTGTCAGATTAGACTT is from Papilio machaon chromosome 5, ilPapMach1.1, whole genome shotgun sequence and encodes:
- the LOC106709591 gene encoding phosphatidylinositol N-acetylglucosaminyltransferase subunit A; protein product: MNKETANHKKRHVICMASDFFYPNTGGVEEHIYNLSQCLIKRGHKVVVITHCYGDRVGVRYLTGGLKVYYLPIKVFYAQCVLPTMICNIALVRYILIRECIEIVHGHSAFSVLAHEISIIGKLLGLKTVFTDHSLFGFADTSAVLTNKYLQMCLCECDHCICVSHTGKENTVLRAKVRAHKVSVIPNAVDAYNFTPDPSKRDPNVITIVIVSRLVYRKGVDLMAAVIADMCPRYPKLRFIIAGDGPKMWLLQEVRERKGFQHCVTLLGSLKHSEVRDTLVKGDIFLNTSLTEAYCMAIVEAASCGLKVVSTKVGGIPEVLPENMIYLTEPNINSIVKGIELAMNDLKKGHILCPYECNRMIRKMYNWMDIASRTEIVYNKILLNKNKPLGQQLRSYLTSGVWPFLLVISLMYLLLQLAERIYKRKHIDIAKDLKL
- the LOC106709549 gene encoding alkylated DNA repair protein alkB homolog 8; the protein is MNETKKVHKKCKRYAARLQSSKGVICCDKPGINIILCNVGQATGLLKDDILNLLNTLPSVKLKKFIAEKGESYSYLVFDSEACALTFYQNYNGKKCFKDDTYLYMCFVENVPNTEIICPYKDPEGLCIIEEFISKQEEQKLIEVFDWENEKPNLKNRQVRHFGYEFRYGSNDVDLDAPLPNRIPKECNIFWTRLKKYNINLEPPDQLTVNKYIPGQGIPLHVDRHSPFGPTILSVSLGSSVVMDWRHHSGLNVPMVIPSRSMLIMQGEARYDWQHGIQPRTWDPIIDHRTLEDGQHVKVVTSETINREMRISLTFRWTRRGNCDCIYKTLCDTADKMSTSDLDDIVASNLEELHVHQVYEQISRHFSSTRHQAWPQVVRFVRDTPPGAVLLDLGAGNGKNILKRTDILQIAGERSSGLLNECKSYIGEVPAADCVRLDLLYAGIRDGSADVIICIAVIHHFSSQSRRIQAVATIARLLRSGGRALITVWAKDQTKSNYLCKKKENVLHNNSTVEVAGINLPVHENRTQFQHKDLLVPWKLRGVKEDKLADKPESTLLRFYHVFEEGELEQLCVSSDLIVEKSFYDEGNWCVVCKKA